A part of Petroclostridium xylanilyticum genomic DNA contains:
- a CDS encoding DUF5110 domain-containing protein produces MPQGSDWYYWDNYTVYKGGQTVEIDVTLDTIPVFIRQGAIIPLTTGIHNLHLDVIDKLNILIDASEGSEFIIYEDDGKTNRYLTGEYCKVSIKTHKSRSSFRIVLEKDGTYHTNVKEVCLDVLCCEKSPNKVYLDGKRINMYLDTEAWENSDEGWYFDNENRIARIKYNRYGENHQFDLEFNVKDVMELDTQL; encoded by the coding sequence TTGCCTCAGGGGTCAGACTGGTATTATTGGGATAATTATACGGTCTATAAGGGAGGACAGACCGTTGAGATAGATGTCACACTGGATACGATTCCTGTATTTATCAGGCAGGGTGCAATTATTCCACTTACAACAGGAATTCATAACCTGCACCTGGATGTAATTGATAAGTTAAACATACTTATTGATGCGAGTGAAGGTTCTGAATTCATAATATATGAAGATGATGGTAAAACCAATCGGTATTTAACTGGAGAATATTGCAAGGTCAGCATTAAAACTCATAAAAGCAGGAGTAGTTTCCGTATTGTGTTGGAGAAGGATGGAACTTATCATACAAACGTTAAAGAAGTATGCTTAGATGTTCTATGTTGTGAGAAGTCTCCTAATAAAGTTTATCTTGACGGCAAGCGTATCAATATGTATCTTGATACCGAAGCGTGGGAAAATAGCGACGAAGGCTGGTATTTTGACAATGAAAACAGGATAGCAAGAATTAAATATAATAGATACGGGGAAAACCATCAATTTGATTTGGAATTTAATGTGAAAGATGTAATGGAGTTAGATACACAACTATAA
- a CDS encoding phosphodiester glycosidase family protein has translation MQTVNISRVIKNLLFFIVFEFIFCTILGIYLVFYGPFTNIKETFVTSAMTTLNHKYLATMFLSQAEIDKIMKKNQTQILSEKENQDDIIISNTSDDIELIDIKTNKFKGYLLVISNPKRISVATTSNLGKGGMTLSQIVKQYDAIGGINAGGFVDPKMAGTGGVPVGIIIENGEIKHKDDTQTYDIIGFNEKDILVIGEKYTLEDIKNLKIRDAISFGPALIINGKPMIVKGDGGWGIAPRSAIGQRQDGTVLFLTVDGRQTDSIGATLKDIQDILLKYGAHNAANLDGGSSSTMYYNGQVINTPSDILGERAIPSAFIIKK, from the coding sequence TTGCAAACCGTTAATATTTCAAGAGTAATTAAAAATTTACTTTTTTTTATAGTATTTGAATTTATATTTTGTACCATTCTTGGCATATACCTTGTCTTCTATGGACCTTTTACAAATATAAAGGAAACCTTTGTAACATCTGCTATGACTACACTGAACCATAAATATCTGGCAACAATGTTCTTAAGTCAGGCAGAAATTGATAAAATTATGAAAAAAAATCAAACACAAATATTATCGGAAAAGGAAAACCAAGACGACATTATAATAAGCAACACCAGTGATGATATTGAATTAATTGATATTAAGACAAATAAATTTAAAGGTTATTTACTGGTAATTAGTAATCCAAAAAGAATTAGTGTAGCGACAACCAGCAATTTGGGAAAAGGAGGCATGACTTTAAGCCAGATCGTCAAACAATATGATGCTATAGGCGGCATAAATGCCGGGGGCTTTGTTGATCCCAAGATGGCCGGGACAGGTGGAGTACCTGTTGGAATTATCATAGAAAATGGTGAAATAAAGCACAAGGATGATACCCAGACTTACGATATCATAGGATTTAATGAAAAAGATATTCTGGTAATTGGCGAAAAATATACACTAGAGGATATCAAAAACTTAAAAATCAGAGATGCTATTTCATTTGGCCCAGCACTTATTATCAATGGTAAGCCCATGATTGTAAAAGGTGACGGCGGATGGGGTATTGCACCCAGGTCAGCAATTGGTCAAAGACAGGACGGGACCGTTCTATTTTTAACTGTAGACGGAAGACAGACAGATAGCATTGGTGCAACACTTAAGGATATCCAGGATATTTTGTTGAAATATGGTGCACATAATGCTGCCAATTTAGATGGAGGCTCTTCTTCCACAATGTATTATAATGGGCAGGTGATTAACACGCCTTCTGATATCCTGGGCGAACGGGCTATTCCTTCTGCTTTTATCATAAAGAAGTAA
- a CDS encoding class I SAM-dependent methyltransferase yields MNKQNIAKLKMFLTGMEQRFKDNEQYFIRLLIKYKSGTKEFPAIVTLDETNRLKMNYNGKIENILIVQLSQIVSNEAEKYDEVHIVYEERGTNIIIEATQKGVKIRYEDNVKEDSEAHHVTSHIGNREYIIKVGQADDLLKEIGILTKDGKVKNDMIRKYNQIDHFVELMKGIIDELSDYETITVLDCGCGKSYLTFVLNFYLKNILKKSCHFIGLDYSETVIEASKRMAKNLGYANMEFHQTNIQNYVPDKRIDIVISLHACDTATDMALGLGVRANAKAIIAVPCCHRELLSQYDYEPFKPVIKHGVLKARMADILTDGLRALKLEALGYKVSIAEYISPLETPKNLMIRAIKTQNENKKAEEEYRKLVKLLNVSPALEKQYL; encoded by the coding sequence ATGAATAAACAAAACATCGCAAAGCTTAAAATGTTTCTTACGGGCATGGAACAACGGTTTAAGGACAATGAGCAGTATTTTATAAGGCTTTTAATCAAATATAAATCCGGGACTAAAGAATTTCCTGCCATTGTTACACTGGATGAAACAAATCGTTTAAAGATGAATTATAATGGAAAAATAGAAAACATTTTAATTGTTCAATTATCTCAAATTGTTTCTAATGAAGCAGAAAAATATGATGAGGTACATATTGTATATGAAGAAAGAGGTACCAATATTATCATAGAGGCAACCCAAAAAGGAGTGAAAATAAGGTATGAGGATAATGTAAAAGAAGACTCGGAAGCGCATCATGTAACATCCCATATCGGGAATAGAGAATATATCATAAAAGTAGGACAAGCTGATGATTTACTAAAAGAGATAGGCATACTTACTAAAGACGGTAAAGTGAAAAATGATATGATACGAAAATATAATCAAATCGATCACTTTGTCGAGTTAATGAAGGGGATTATAGATGAACTGTCGGATTATGAAACCATTACGGTCTTGGATTGCGGTTGTGGCAAATCCTATCTTACATTTGTGTTAAATTTTTATCTCAAAAATATACTCAAGAAATCATGCCATTTTATTGGCCTGGACTATTCGGAAACAGTAATAGAAGCGTCTAAACGAATGGCTAAAAATTTAGGCTATGCGAATATGGAATTTCACCAGACCAATATTCAAAATTATGTTCCGGATAAGCGAATAGACATTGTTATCAGCTTACATGCCTGTGACACGGCGACCGATATGGCGTTAGGCTTGGGTGTGAGAGCCAATGCCAAGGCCATCATTGCTGTCCCCTGTTGCCATAGAGAACTGCTCAGCCAGTACGATTATGAACCATTTAAACCGGTTATTAAACATGGTGTACTCAAAGCCAGAATGGCAGATATTCTTACCGATGGATTAAGAGCGCTTAAACTGGAAGCCTTAGGTTATAAAGTCTCTATTGCAGAATACATATCACCATTGGAAACGCCAAAAAACCTGATGATTAGAGCCATCAAGACGCAGAATGAAAACAAAAAAGCTGAGGAAGAATACAGGAAACTGGTTAAGTTATTAAATGTTAGTCCTGCATTAGAAAAGCAGTACCTGTGA
- a CDS encoding extracellular solute-binding protein: protein MNKKIGKVLSVILVVGLLYAGFTGCTDKNSAAPQKNTIKPNQQQSTDPKAKDPYAPVEGKKYKISWTAYQKAPTDPDGEMIRYYEDMFNVDIDVWNLEYDKYEKMLDLRLAAGEIPDLFRIQNPDSLPKYAAQGVLAELPMEIFKKYAPNILKVTEDNAPGFFNYGKVNGKLYAMPSVSQTNIFRLPIVYRKDWMENVGVTKVPETLEEFEALMYKFAKEDPDGNGKDDTYGLSQDGMSVVFGAFGGVPQRDYWVEKDGKPVYTGTMPEMKQALALLHKWYKDGILDPEFITGENYGGYWAISHSFINGRVGMTARGNYYHWLKKGDYVIKDKNGNLIENEPGPIMQEMLSINPDVEIAFGQPPAGPGGIRGVMQYNRLMNFYGIGALAQNEPGKVAKILQIMDYVSAHPDPTVRVTAMYGIEGKHWRWVDKEHEDFTLIGKWADDHTYVSRIGACIGMTVPFPLKAAREQWAYKNGFDKYGIESIIQVATPTMSKYKSKLEKIREEAYIAIITGDKPIDYFDEFVERYNAAGGTEVEREINEWYQTHRQ, encoded by the coding sequence ATGAATAAAAAAATAGGAAAGGTATTAAGTGTTATTTTAGTGGTAGGATTATTGTACGCAGGTTTTACAGGTTGTACAGATAAGAATAGTGCAGCACCCCAGAAAAACACTATAAAACCGAATCAACAGCAAAGTACCGATCCAAAAGCAAAGGACCCTTATGCACCGGTGGAGGGGAAAAAATATAAGATTTCATGGACTGCCTACCAAAAAGCACCTACAGACCCGGATGGGGAAATGATCAGATATTATGAAGATATGTTTAATGTCGATATTGATGTGTGGAATTTGGAGTACGATAAATATGAAAAAATGTTGGACCTTCGGCTTGCAGCGGGTGAAATTCCCGATTTGTTTCGAATACAAAATCCTGACTCTTTACCTAAATATGCAGCTCAAGGCGTTTTAGCCGAATTGCCGATGGAGATTTTTAAAAAATATGCTCCCAATATTTTAAAGGTGACCGAAGACAATGCACCTGGATTTTTTAATTATGGAAAAGTGAATGGTAAATTATATGCGATGCCGTCTGTCAGTCAAACCAATATATTTAGGTTGCCTATTGTTTATCGAAAAGATTGGATGGAAAATGTTGGAGTAACTAAAGTGCCTGAAACATTGGAGGAATTTGAAGCATTAATGTATAAGTTTGCGAAGGAAGATCCGGACGGTAATGGTAAAGACGATACCTATGGATTATCTCAGGACGGGATGTCAGTTGTATTTGGGGCATTTGGTGGCGTGCCGCAGCGAGATTATTGGGTTGAAAAAGATGGAAAACCCGTGTATACCGGAACAATGCCGGAAATGAAACAGGCATTGGCCTTGCTTCATAAATGGTATAAAGATGGGATATTGGATCCTGAATTCATTACAGGAGAAAATTATGGTGGTTATTGGGCAATATCTCATTCATTCATTAACGGCAGGGTAGGTATGACGGCACGAGGAAATTACTACCATTGGCTTAAAAAAGGTGATTATGTCATTAAAGATAAAAACGGCAATCTCATTGAAAATGAGCCTGGGCCTATAATGCAAGAAATGCTGTCAATAAATCCGGATGTGGAGATAGCTTTTGGACAACCACCGGCAGGGCCTGGTGGTATTCGAGGCGTCATGCAGTATAACCGGTTGATGAATTTTTACGGAATTGGTGCACTTGCCCAAAATGAACCCGGAAAAGTGGCCAAGATTCTTCAAATTATGGATTATGTAAGTGCTCATCCTGACCCAACTGTCAGGGTAACAGCAATGTACGGAATAGAAGGAAAGCATTGGAGATGGGTGGATAAAGAACATGAAGACTTTACGCTAATTGGAAAATGGGCAGATGATCATACGTATGTTTCCAGGATTGGCGCATGCATCGGTATGACGGTACCATTTCCACTTAAGGCTGCAAGAGAACAGTGGGCGTATAAAAATGGGTTTGATAAATATGGGATTGAATCCATCATTCAGGTTGCTACACCAACTATGAGTAAATACAAATCTAAACTTGAAAAAATTAGAGAGGAAGCTTATATCGCCATTATCACCGGAGATAAGCCTATCGACTATTTTGATGAATTTGTGGAGAGATATAATGCGGCCGGCGGAACTGAAGTTGAAAGAGAGATCAATGAATGGTATCAGACGCATAGACAATAA
- the speD gene encoding adenosylmethionine decarboxylase, with the protein MDTYSRHSIIELWECNRNFLDNRELVEKIMVQATLEAGAEIREVTFHKFTPQGISGAIIISESHLTIHTFPEHGYASVDVFTCGDRIDPGIATKIIARKLGSKRTYEINLERGLGEILITGKYETKSALA; encoded by the coding sequence ATGGATACTTATTCAAGACATTCTATAATAGAATTGTGGGAATGTAACCGGAACTTTCTTGATAATAGAGAATTGGTAGAAAAGATTATGGTACAAGCCACACTGGAAGCAGGAGCAGAGATTAGGGAAGTTACGTTTCACAAGTTTACTCCTCAAGGAATATCAGGAGCTATCATTATCTCGGAATCCCATTTAACAATCCACACATTTCCAGAGCATGGGTATGCCAGTGTAGATGTTTTTACATGTGGTGATAGAATTGACCCCGGTATTGCAACTAAAATTATCGCGAGAAAATTAGGTTCTAAAAGAACTTATGAAATAAATCTTGAACGGGGATTGGGAGAAATTCTGATCACAGGGAAATATGAAACGAAAAGCGCATTAGCATAA
- a CDS encoding phosphoribosylformylglycinamidine synthase: MGKEVRRVYVEKKKGFDVEAQSLFRDLRDNLGMTGLESVRIINRYDVEGISEEEYQAARRTIFSEPPVDDIYDEEIEIGSEAKVFAIEYLPGQYDQRADSAAQCIQILTHGERPQVRVAKLIVLEGDISDVQYKKIKEYCINPVEAHEASLDKPSTLDITVTVPEDVKVVKGFIGMSEKDLEVLLKEMGFAMDMDDLKFCQAYFCDTEKRDPTVTEMRMIDTYWSDHCRHTTFLTRIGDVEIEKSHFNEVVESVYHSYLESRKYVYGDKEKAICLMDIATIGMKELKKRGLLNDLDESDEINACSIVVNVDVDGEEQEWLVMFKNETHNHPTEIEPFGGAATCLGGAIRDPLSGRTYVYQAMRVTGSGDPRTKIEDTIPGKLPQRKITTGAAAGYSSYGNQVGLATGLVAEIYDEGYIAKRLEIGAVVGAAPRKNVKREKPAPGDVVVLLGGRTGRDGCGGATGSSKAHTEESLETCGAEVQKGNPPEERKIQRLFRNPKVTAMIKKCNDFGAGGVSVAIGELADGLEINLDVIPKKYEGLDGTELAISESQERMAVIVSKENVQAFIDAAREENLEATQVAVVTADERLRMFWKGNTIVDISREFLNSNGAVKNTGVMIKAPDEKNNFFNILPQNIEESLSNIQDAWVKNLQDLNVCSQKGLVERFDSTIGAGTVLMPFGGRYQLTPAESMVAKIPVLEGDTQTGTVMSYGYNPKVSKWSPFHGAVYAILEAIAKVAAAGGDYKKIRLTLQEYFERLGNDRSKWGKPFSALLGAYYVQTRLGIPAIGGKDSMSGTFKDLTVPPTLVAFALDVVNVNHVISPEFKKVGSKVVYLPLQRDAYELPDFSQLEKNYSRIHELIKQGKVLAAHTVRGGGLSEAISKMCFGNKIGFSFDEKIDARDLFTPSYGSLVLEIEKDQPVDALFAGLSYKILGHTQEKEVITVNDIEIDLNVILQKWEEPLESIFPTRTPALERQPKQYIYERKRVGRPYASFAKPRIFMPVFPGTNCEYDTAKAFEKAGGMVDIFVVRNLSPQEIEQSLEEMAKRIYNSQIIMIPGGFSGGDEPDGSGKFIATAFRNPKVKDAVMHLLQQRDGLMLGICNGFQALIKLGLVPYGEIRDIDEDCPTLTFNTIGRHISCTVQTKVVSTLSPWFSNVKAGDIHTIAVSHGEGRFIANADVIETLAKNGQIATQYVDMNGNPTYDIRFNPNGSVEAIEGITSPDGRVLGKMGHSERIGSNVMKNVPGEKDQKIFEAGVNYFK; this comes from the coding sequence ATGGGCAAGGAAGTTCGAAGGGTGTATGTTGAAAAAAAGAAAGGTTTTGACGTGGAGGCGCAGAGTTTATTCCGGGACCTCAGGGATAATCTTGGAATGACAGGACTGGAATCTGTCCGGATTATTAACCGGTATGATGTGGAAGGGATTTCAGAAGAGGAATATCAGGCTGCCAGGAGAACTATTTTTTCTGAACCTCCTGTTGATGATATCTACGATGAAGAAATAGAGATCGGCAGTGAGGCAAAAGTATTTGCAATAGAGTACCTGCCCGGACAGTATGATCAGAGAGCGGATTCGGCAGCACAGTGCATTCAGATTTTAACTCACGGGGAGAGGCCGCAGGTTAGGGTTGCAAAGCTGATTGTACTTGAAGGTGATATTTCTGATGTACAATATAAAAAGATAAAAGAATATTGTATCAATCCTGTAGAAGCCCATGAAGCATCCTTGGATAAACCTTCAACGCTTGACATAACAGTTACTGTTCCTGAAGATGTTAAGGTTGTCAAGGGATTCATAGGGATGTCGGAAAAAGACCTTGAGGTTTTGCTAAAAGAAATGGGTTTTGCGATGGATATGGATGATTTGAAGTTTTGCCAGGCATATTTCTGCGATACGGAAAAAAGAGATCCCACTGTTACAGAAATGAGAATGATTGATACCTACTGGTCGGATCACTGCCGGCATACTACGTTTTTAACCAGGATAGGGGATGTTGAGATAGAAAAGTCTCATTTCAATGAAGTTGTTGAATCCGTATATCACAGTTATCTTGAATCCAGAAAATATGTTTACGGAGACAAGGAAAAAGCCATATGCCTGATGGATATAGCGACCATTGGCATGAAAGAATTGAAAAAAAGAGGGCTGCTGAATGATCTGGATGAGTCGGATGAGATCAATGCATGCAGTATCGTAGTAAATGTGGATGTAGATGGTGAAGAGCAGGAATGGCTGGTAATGTTTAAAAATGAGACCCATAACCATCCTACAGAAATAGAACCTTTTGGAGGAGCAGCAACCTGTCTGGGCGGAGCTATCAGGGACCCGTTATCAGGGCGAACTTACGTTTACCAGGCAATGCGCGTTACTGGAAGCGGCGACCCAAGGACAAAAATCGAAGACACCATCCCCGGTAAATTACCTCAAAGAAAGATTACCACCGGGGCAGCAGCAGGGTATAGTTCCTATGGAAACCAGGTAGGGCTGGCAACCGGATTGGTAGCGGAAATCTATGACGAGGGATATATTGCAAAAAGGCTGGAAATCGGGGCAGTTGTTGGTGCAGCTCCAAGAAAGAATGTTAAAAGGGAAAAGCCGGCCCCGGGGGATGTTGTGGTCCTGCTGGGAGGAAGGACGGGAAGAGACGGCTGCGGCGGGGCAACCGGATCATCCAAGGCGCATACGGAAGAATCTCTTGAAACCTGTGGTGCAGAAGTACAAAAGGGTAATCCGCCGGAAGAACGCAAGATTCAGAGGTTGTTTAGGAATCCAAAAGTTACTGCCATGATCAAAAAATGTAACGATTTTGGAGCCGGCGGTGTTTCGGTTGCAATTGGCGAACTGGCTGACGGATTGGAAATTAACCTTGATGTTATTCCGAAAAAATATGAGGGGCTGGATGGGACCGAGCTTGCTATTTCGGAATCACAGGAACGTATGGCTGTGATTGTATCAAAAGAAAATGTACAGGCATTTATTGACGCGGCCCGGGAAGAGAATCTGGAAGCTACCCAGGTAGCTGTTGTTACAGCCGATGAGCGTCTTAGAATGTTCTGGAAGGGTAATACCATTGTAGATATCAGCAGAGAGTTTTTAAATTCCAATGGAGCAGTAAAAAATACCGGTGTAATGATAAAAGCACCGGATGAAAAGAATAATTTCTTTAATATTTTACCGCAAAACATTGAAGAATCATTATCTAATATTCAGGACGCCTGGGTAAAGAATTTACAGGATTTAAATGTTTGCAGCCAGAAAGGACTGGTTGAGCGGTTTGACAGCACCATTGGGGCAGGAACAGTACTCATGCCTTTTGGGGGCAGATATCAGTTAACACCTGCTGAAAGCATGGTTGCAAAAATCCCGGTACTGGAAGGGGATACACAAACGGGCACTGTTATGTCTTATGGATATAATCCAAAAGTTTCAAAGTGGAGTCCTTTCCACGGAGCTGTATATGCAATTTTAGAGGCCATTGCAAAGGTGGCAGCTGCCGGTGGAGACTATAAAAAAATAAGGCTTACGCTGCAGGAATACTTTGAAAGATTGGGGAATGACAGGAGTAAATGGGGGAAACCTTTTAGTGCCTTGCTGGGTGCCTATTATGTTCAAACCAGATTGGGCATTCCCGCCATTGGCGGAAAGGACAGTATGTCCGGGACTTTTAAAGATTTAACAGTTCCACCTACCCTTGTTGCTTTTGCGCTGGATGTTGTGAATGTAAATCATGTGATTTCACCTGAATTTAAAAAGGTGGGCAGTAAGGTTGTTTATCTCCCGCTGCAGCGTGATGCGTATGAACTTCCGGATTTCAGCCAACTGGAAAAAAATTATTCCCGCATTCATGAACTGATCAAACAGGGTAAAGTACTGGCAGCACACACCGTAAGAGGCGGAGGACTGTCTGAAGCTATCAGCAAAATGTGCTTTGGTAATAAAATAGGGTTTAGTTTTGATGAAAAAATTGATGCAAGGGACCTGTTTACACCTTCCTATGGCTCATTAGTCCTTGAAATAGAAAAAGACCAACCGGTGGACGCATTATTTGCCGGTTTGAGTTATAAGATTTTAGGGCATACACAGGAGAAAGAAGTCATTACTGTTAACGATATAGAGATAGATTTAAATGTTATATTGCAAAAATGGGAAGAACCCCTGGAAAGCATCTTCCCAACCAGAACACCGGCGCTCGAAAGACAGCCGAAGCAGTATATTTATGAAAGGAAAAGGGTTGGAAGGCCATATGCCTCCTTTGCAAAGCCAAGGATATTTATGCCTGTTTTCCCTGGAACCAACTGCGAGTATGACACTGCAAAGGCCTTTGAAAAAGCTGGCGGAATGGTAGATATATTTGTTGTTCGAAACCTTTCCCCACAGGAAATTGAACAATCTCTGGAAGAAATGGCAAAGAGGATTTATAATTCCCAGATTATCATGATCCCGGGAGGGTTCAGCGGCGGTGATGAACCGGACGGTTCCGGGAAGTTTATTGCTACAGCATTTAGAAACCCAAAAGTAAAGGACGCTGTGATGCATTTACTGCAACAAAGGGATGGGCTCATGCTGGGGATATGCAACGGCTTCCAGGCACTTATCAAGCTGGGACTGGTCCCCTATGGGGAGATCAGGGATATTGATGAGGATTGTCCCACACTGACCTTTAATACCATCGGCCGCCATATTTCATGCACGGTGCAAACAAAAGTAGTTTCCACTCTCTCACCATGGTTTAGCAATGTAAAAGCAGGAGACATCCATACTATTGCTGTTTCCCATGGTGAAGGCAGGTTTATTGCAAATGCCGATGTAATCGAAACCCTGGCAAAGAATGGACAGATTGCGACGCAGTACGTAGATATGAATGGCAATCCCACCTATGATATCCGTTTCAACCCGAATGGATCGGTGGAAGCGATAGAAGGCATCACCAGCCCCGATGGAAGGGTTTTAGGCAAAATGGGACACTCGGAGAGAATAGGTTCCAATGTGATGAAAAATGTCCCGGGGGAAAAAGATCAGAAGATTTTTGAGGCTGGAGTTAACTATTTTAAATAA
- a CDS encoding LysR family transcriptional regulator: MDINFELYKVFYYAAKFESFSEAAQKLFITQSAVSQSIKNLEEKLGGQLFFRKSRKVKLTWEGELLFKHVEQAYNFIKSAENKFYEMKNLDTGEIRIGVSDTICKYFLIPHLEKFNVEHPKIKIQVINRTSSQILELLKNGLIDFGIATLPVKDKNILVKEFITVEDIFVACHKYSALKDRKVTLRELTKYPLLMLEKNSTTRHNIDHFLEQKGVTFTPEIELEDIDLLVEFAKIGLGVACVLKQSAFNEIEKGQLFEVEMAEKLPPRKLGICTMKNVPLSRAAAAFIECLQRTGHSLQS; this comes from the coding sequence ATGGATATTAATTTTGAGTTATATAAGGTTTTTTATTATGCAGCTAAATTTGAAAGCTTTTCTGAGGCTGCCCAGAAGTTATTTATTACCCAGTCGGCAGTAAGCCAGTCTATAAAAAATTTGGAAGAAAAACTTGGCGGACAATTGTTTTTCAGGAAAAGCCGGAAGGTGAAATTGACATGGGAAGGTGAACTGCTTTTCAAGCATGTTGAGCAGGCATACAATTTTATAAAAAGCGCAGAAAATAAATTTTATGAGATGAAAAACCTGGATACCGGTGAAATTCGTATTGGTGTGAGCGATACCATTTGCAAATATTTTCTTATTCCTCATCTTGAAAAGTTTAATGTTGAGCACCCCAAAATAAAAATACAGGTAATTAACAGGACTTCTTCCCAGATTCTTGAATTATTGAAAAATGGCCTTATAGATTTTGGGATTGCGACACTTCCGGTTAAGGATAAAAATATTTTGGTAAAAGAGTTTATTACAGTGGAGGACATTTTCGTTGCCTGCCATAAATATTCAGCTTTAAAGGATAGAAAGGTAACATTGCGTGAATTAACAAAATATCCACTTTTAATGTTGGAAAAAAACAGTACGACCAGGCACAACATAGATCATTTCCTGGAACAAAAAGGAGTGACGTTTACCCCGGAGATAGAATTGGAGGATATAGATTTATTGGTAGAGTTTGCTAAAATTGGTCTTGGGGTGGCTTGTGTCTTAAAGCAAAGTGCATTCAATGAAATTGAAAAAGGGCAACTTTTTGAAGTGGAAATGGCTGAAAAGCTTCCTCCCAGGAAACTAGGGATTTGTACTATGAAAAATGTTCCCCTTTCCCGGGCTGCAGCAGCGTTTATTGAATGTTTGCAGCGTACTGGCCACAGTCTGCAGTCATAG
- a CDS encoding Hsp20/alpha crystallin family protein — translation MFDLVPFRKRHGDLMNSFFGRDFMDSFFNNDFFLSSTSGIRADIKENEKEYIIEAEIPGVNKEAIEVELRDDYLTISANHNEEINEERENYIRKERRTGRISRSFYVENVRNEDVKATYNNGILKIVLPKSKEGKKKGYKIDIN, via the coding sequence ATGTTTGATTTGGTACCTTTTAGAAAAAGACATGGTGATTTAATGAACAGTTTCTTTGGCAGAGATTTCATGGACAGCTTTTTTAACAACGACTTTTTCCTTTCTTCAACTTCCGGTATCAGAGCTGATATTAAGGAAAATGAAAAAGAATACATCATCGAAGCAGAAATTCCGGGAGTAAATAAAGAGGCAATTGAAGTAGAATTAAGAGACGACTATTTAACAATATCTGCAAATCATAATGAAGAAATCAATGAAGAAAGAGAAAATTATATCAGAAAAGAAAGAAGAACCGGAAGGATCAGCAGGAGCTTCTATGTAGAAAATGTAAGGAATGAAGATGTAAAAGCAACTTATAATAATGGTATACTGAAGATTGTCCTGCCAAAGAGCAAGGAAGGAAAGAAGAAAGGCTATAAAATTGATATTAACTAA